Proteins encoded together in one Pangasianodon hypophthalmus isolate fPanHyp1 chromosome 18, fPanHyp1.pri, whole genome shotgun sequence window:
- the plekha5 gene encoding pleckstrin homology domain-containing family A member 5 isoform X18, which produces MAADLNPDWLSCLPSSWSYGVIQDGRVFFINEEAKSTTWLHPVTGEAVITGHRKTPDLPTGWEEGYTFEGARCFIKKRGCRA; this is translated from the exons aTGGCGGCGGATCTAAACCCCGACTGGCTCTCTTGCTTACCTTCTTCTTGGAGTTATGGGGTGATCCAGGACGGGAGAGTGTTCTTCATCAA CGAAGAAGCAAAGAGTACGACTTGGCTTCATCCTGTCACTGGTGAAGCGGTGATTACAGGGCACAGGAAAACTCCAG ATTTACCAACTGGATGGGAGGAAGGATATACGTTCGAGGGAGCGCGCTGCTTTATCAA
- the plekha5 gene encoding pleckstrin homology domain-containing family A member 5 isoform X19: MAADLNPDWLSCLPSSWSYGVIQDGRVFFINEEAKSTTWLHPVTGEAVITGHRKTPDLPTGWEEGYTFEGARCFIK, encoded by the exons aTGGCGGCGGATCTAAACCCCGACTGGCTCTCTTGCTTACCTTCTTCTTGGAGTTATGGGGTGATCCAGGACGGGAGAGTGTTCTTCATCAA CGAAGAAGCAAAGAGTACGACTTGGCTTCATCCTGTCACTGGTGAAGCGGTGATTACAGGGCACAGGAAAACTCCAG ATTTACCAACTGGATGGGAGGAAGGATATACGTTCGAGGGAGCGCGCTGCTTTATCAA